From a region of the Campylobacter showae genome:
- the metE gene encoding 5-methyltetrahydropteroyltriglutamate--homocysteine S-methyltransferase: MIKSYVTGFPRIGEKRELKRALEGLWAGKEGFSEENLLSVAKTLKNRHWQYQKDAEISAISVNDFSFYDLMLDSIIAFGAVPPRFANLSGREQYFACARGNKTGVAMEMTKWFNTNYHYIVPELSAETSFKLDASKILAEYEEAKAAGVKGKVNLIGPITFLALSKTTDGSCPFKNLNALVAEYKKLLELLSTLDDEILVQFDEPIFVTDKNEEILLSVIAKVYNDLAAAASNVKIVFMTYFEHALKAVAEVAKTKIYGIGLDFVHGKRNFEALETIKNSHLTLFAGVIDGRNIWKSNIDEKVNLVREIGEKIGGKDFYVGPSCSLLHVPYTLKYEEKLNSEVKSWLSFAVEKLDEIKIITKLANGVALNATESKIYEENKAAVKTRATSNLIHSSSVQNRVKNLVKFEREDKFEDRIKIQRESLNYGILPTTTIGSFPQTVELRVLRQNFKKGEIDAAAYEAGIKKYIDDCVKFQEDIGLDVLVHGEPERNDMVEYFGEQIEGYAFSENGWVQSYGSRCVKPPLLFGDVSRPKAMTVEWMKYAQSRTSRIMKGMLTGPVTMLNWSFVRDDLPRSEVAKQLALCIFDEIADLQDAGIRIIQVDEAAFKEGYPLRAENIPAYEKFAVDCFKLSVSSAESKTQIHTHMCYSEFNDIIKTIEAMDADVISIETARSGNELLKIFKSVGYKQEVGPGVYDIHSPRVPSTDEIVRQIRALLEVLPKEQLWINPDCGLKTRKWEEVEPSLKNMVEAVKIVRNS; the protein is encoded by the coding sequence ATGATAAAAAGTTATGTTACGGGTTTCCCGCGAATCGGAGAAAAAAGAGAGCTAAAACGCGCACTTGAGGGTCTTTGGGCCGGCAAAGAGGGCTTTAGCGAGGAGAATTTACTAAGCGTCGCTAAAACGCTAAAAAACAGACACTGGCAGTACCAAAAGGACGCCGAAATTTCGGCCATCAGCGTAAATGATTTTTCATTTTACGATCTTATGCTTGATAGCATCATAGCATTTGGCGCCGTACCGCCTAGATTTGCAAATTTGAGCGGACGAGAGCAGTATTTTGCCTGCGCTCGCGGCAACAAAACGGGCGTAGCGATGGAGATGACGAAGTGGTTTAACACAAACTACCACTACATCGTGCCTGAGCTTAGCGCCGAGACGTCGTTTAAGCTTGATGCATCAAAAATCCTTGCCGAATACGAAGAGGCAAAGGCTGCGGGCGTAAAAGGCAAGGTAAATTTGATCGGCCCTATCACGTTTTTGGCGCTTTCAAAGACCACCGACGGCAGCTGCCCGTTTAAAAATCTAAACGCTCTAGTCGCCGAGTACAAAAAGCTTCTTGAGCTACTTTCGACGCTTGATGACGAAATTTTGGTGCAGTTTGACGAGCCGATTTTTGTGACAGATAAAAACGAAGAAATCCTACTTAGCGTCATCGCCAAAGTATATAACGATCTAGCCGCAGCCGCAAGCAACGTCAAAATCGTGTTTATGACCTATTTCGAGCACGCGCTAAAAGCGGTCGCCGAGGTAGCGAAAACTAAAATTTACGGCATAGGACTTGATTTCGTTCACGGAAAAAGAAATTTCGAAGCGCTTGAAACTATCAAAAACAGCCACTTAACGCTATTTGCAGGCGTCATCGACGGACGAAATATCTGGAAAAGCAACATCGACGAAAAGGTAAATTTAGTCCGCGAGATCGGCGAGAAAATCGGCGGCAAAGATTTCTACGTCGGACCTAGCTGCTCGCTGCTCCACGTGCCATATACCCTAAAATACGAAGAAAAACTAAACTCCGAGGTCAAAAGCTGGCTGAGCTTTGCCGTAGAAAAACTAGACGAGATAAAAATCATAACCAAGCTAGCTAACGGCGTAGCGCTAAATGCGACGGAGAGCAAAATTTACGAAGAGAACAAAGCCGCGGTTAAAACGCGTGCGACGTCAAATTTGATCCACTCCTCAAGCGTCCAAAACCGCGTGAAAAATCTAGTCAAATTTGAGCGCGAAGATAAATTTGAAGATCGCATCAAAATCCAACGCGAAAGCCTAAACTACGGCATCCTGCCGACTACGACGATAGGCAGCTTCCCCCAAACCGTCGAGCTAAGAGTGCTTCGCCAAAACTTCAAAAAAGGTGAGATCGACGCGGCTGCATATGAAGCCGGCATCAAAAAATACATCGACGACTGCGTAAAATTTCAAGAAGATATCGGCCTAGATGTGCTGGTCCACGGCGAGCCTGAGCGTAACGACATGGTTGAGTATTTCGGCGAGCAGATCGAGGGGTATGCATTTAGCGAGAACGGCTGGGTACAAAGCTACGGCAGCCGCTGCGTGAAACCGCCTCTACTTTTCGGCGACGTGAGCCGCCCAAAAGCGATGACGGTCGAGTGGATGAAATACGCCCAAAGCCGCACTAGTCGCATAATGAAGGGCATGCTAACGGGTCCTGTAACCATGCTAAACTGGAGCTTTGTGCGCGACGACCTACCTCGCAGCGAGGTGGCTAAGCAGCTTGCGCTTTGCATATTTGACGAGATCGCAGACCTGCAAGACGCCGGCATCCGCATCATTCAAGTGGACGAAGCGGCGTTTAAAGAGGGCTATCCGCTACGCGCCGAAAACATCCCTGCGTACGAGAAATTCGCGGTCGATTGCTTTAAGCTCTCCGTTAGCTCGGCTGAGTCTAAAACGCAGATCCACACGCATATGTGCTACTCCGAGTTCAACGATATCATCAAGACGATCGAGGCGATGGACGCCGACGTCATCAGCATCGAGACCGCTCGCAGCGGCAACGAACTGCTAAAGATCTTTAAATCCGTCGGCTACAAACAAGAAGTCGGCCCAGGCGTCTACGACATCCACAGCCCGCGGGTTCCTAGCACCGACGAGATCGTGCGCCAGATCCGCGCGCTGCTTGAGGTTCTGCCAAAAGAACAGCTCTGGATCAACCCAGACTGCGGCCTAAAAACGCGCAAATGGGAAGAGGTCGAGCCGAGCCTAAAAAATATGGTCGAAGCCGTCAAAATCGTAAGAAATTCATAA
- a CDS encoding C69 family dipeptidase — MKIKFLASAAVISAMFCANALACTTILVGEGASDDGSMLVARSADSKAIKAQVFLIHPKKTNQKGVHSSKAHDGANDFTYPLPKEGMRYTTIANSHTKLHGAVGYNDAGVGISGTETIYAKDELLKIDPYNEATGITEDDIPDVLLPRMKSAAEGVKLLGEIVETTGAGEGFGVVFVDKNELWYFETGTGHHWMAVKLPKDEYFVSANQGRLQNYKENDPNFMGSKNLIKFAQDNGAYDPAKDGEFQFTKAYTRDDERDMTYNYPRVCWVQQMFNPELKDKQTLDGGNYPVFLKPAKKLSVQDLKTALRSHYDGTAYDNYSSKDENQKNIYRAVSVFRTYESHVMQVRPWLPQEIGRVTYVALGMSDLGVYLPYYYGLDKFIDGYDKGSYKADDESIYWTYRKLQTLVMMDYDKYSPVVKKAYKEFEDALAVKQAKFEDEYVKLYKKDKAKANKLLNEFSINMMKEAKALTQNLTNEIFTMLTDDTDAKLKSLNKGKKD, encoded by the coding sequence ATGAAGATAAAGTTTCTCGCCTCTGCGGCGGTAATAAGCGCGATGTTTTGCGCAAACGCGTTAGCTTGCACGACTATTTTGGTTGGAGAGGGAGCCTCAGACGACGGCTCGATGCTGGTAGCTAGGAGTGCCGATAGCAAGGCGATAAAGGCGCAGGTATTTTTGATACACCCAAAAAAAACCAATCAAAAAGGCGTCCACAGCTCAAAGGCGCACGACGGAGCAAATGATTTTACCTATCCGCTGCCAAAAGAGGGCATGAGATACACGACGATAGCAAACTCCCACACCAAGCTTCACGGCGCGGTCGGCTATAATGACGCAGGCGTTGGTATCAGCGGCACCGAGACCATATATGCTAAAGACGAACTGCTAAAAATCGATCCGTATAACGAAGCGACCGGCATCACGGAGGACGATATCCCAGATGTCTTGCTGCCTCGCATGAAAAGCGCAGCCGAGGGCGTGAAGCTGCTCGGCGAGATCGTGGAAACTACGGGCGCGGGAGAGGGTTTTGGCGTAGTGTTCGTCGATAAAAACGAGCTTTGGTACTTTGAAACTGGCACCGGTCATCACTGGATGGCGGTTAAACTACCAAAAGACGAATACTTCGTCTCCGCAAACCAAGGCAGACTACAAAACTACAAAGAAAACGATCCAAATTTCATGGGATCAAAGAATTTAATCAAATTTGCCCAAGATAACGGCGCCTACGACCCGGCAAAAGACGGCGAATTTCAGTTTACGAAAGCCTACACCAGGGACGACGAGAGGGATATGACATACAACTATCCGCGCGTTTGCTGGGTGCAACAGATGTTTAATCCCGAGCTAAAAGACAAGCAGACCCTCGACGGCGGCAACTATCCGGTATTTTTAAAACCGGCTAAAAAGCTAAGCGTGCAGGATCTAAAAACCGCGCTCAGATCCCACTATGACGGCACCGCCTACGATAACTACTCCAGCAAAGACGAAAATCAAAAAAATATCTACCGCGCCGTGAGCGTCTTTAGAACCTACGAGTCGCACGTAATGCAGGTGCGCCCGTGGCTACCGCAAGAGATCGGCAGAGTGACCTACGTGGCTCTGGGTATGTCTGATCTTGGCGTTTATTTGCCGTATTACTATGGCCTCGACAAATTTATCGACGGCTACGACAAGGGCTCGTATAAAGCCGACGACGAGTCGATTTATTGGACATATAGAAAGCTGCAAACTCTCGTGATGATGGATTACGATAAGTATTCGCCGGTAGTAAAAAAGGCCTACAAGGAGTTTGAGGACGCGCTAGCGGTCAAACAGGCTAAATTTGAAGACGAATACGTCAAACTCTACAAAAAAGACAAAGCCAAAGCAAACAAGCTGCTAAACGAATTTTCGATAAATATGATGAAGGAAGCCAAGGCTTTAACGCAAAATTTGACTAACGAAATCTTCACGATGCTAACGGACGACACTGACGCCAAGCTAAAATCGCTAAACAAAGGCAAAAAAGACTAG
- the rpmI gene encoding 50S ribosomal protein L35, producing the protein MPKMKTVRGAAKRFKVGKNKIKRGSAFRSHILTKKSRNRKRDLRSPQYVDSTNVASVKAMLGI; encoded by the coding sequence ATGCCTAAGATGAAGACAGTTCGCGGCGCTGCTAAACGTTTTAAAGTGGGCAAAAACAAGATCAAAAGAGGCTCTGCTTTTAGAAGCCACATTTTGACCAAAAAATCTCGCAACCGCAAGAGAGATTTACGCTCGCCTCAATACGTAGACAGCACAAACGTCGCAAGCGTCAAAGCGATGCTCGGAATTTAA
- the rplT gene encoding 50S ribosomal protein L20, with protein sequence MARVKTGVVRRRRHKKVLKLARGFFSARHKHFRKAKEQLERSLVYAYRDRRRKKRDFRRLWIVRINAACRLNDISYSRFIAGLKKANIELDRKILADLAMNDAKAFSELASKAKAAL encoded by the coding sequence ATGGCAAGAGTAAAAACAGGCGTAGTTAGAAGAAGACGCCATAAAAAAGTTTTAAAACTAGCTAGAGGTTTTTTCAGTGCTAGACACAAACACTTTAGAAAAGCTAAAGAGCAATTAGAAAGAAGTTTGGTCTATGCATACCGCGACAGACGCCGCAAGAAACGCGACTTCCGCCGCTTGTGGATAGTGCGCATAAATGCTGCGTGCCGCCTAAACGACATTAGCTATTCGCGCTTTATCGCGGGACTTAAAAAAGCAAATATCGAGCTTGATAGAAAAATCTTAGCCGATCTAGCTATGAATGACGCAAAAGCTTTCAGCGAGCTAGCTTCAAAAGCAAAGGCTGCTTTATAA
- the coaE gene encoding dephospho-CoA kinase (Dephospho-CoA kinase (CoaE) performs the final step in coenzyme A biosynthesis.) — MKFKHAVVITGSIGSGKSTVCELLRERGFKIIDADSIAHEQLNLCAREVAAELGDEILSGGKIDRKKLGALAFKDAEKLKILEQILHPKIRLEILSRAARLESAGRTYFVDIPLFFEGKRYEFFDKVAVVYAPKDTLIARVMKRNGLDRAAAKHRVELQIDIEQKRAVADFVIDNSGDLENLRDETRSFLEKLA, encoded by the coding sequence TTGAAATTTAAACACGCCGTCGTCATCACGGGCAGTATCGGCAGCGGCAAAAGCACGGTTTGCGAGCTACTGCGCGAGCGGGGATTTAAGATCATCGACGCGGACTCAATCGCTCATGAACAGCTAAATTTATGCGCGAGAGAGGTTGCGGCGGAGCTTGGAGACGAGATTTTAAGCGGCGGCAAAATAGATAGAAAAAAGCTCGGCGCGCTAGCGTTTAAGGATGCGGAAAAGCTAAAAATTTTAGAGCAAATTTTGCATCCGAAGATCAGGCTTGAAATTTTATCTCGCGCGGCAAGGTTAGAAAGCGCGGGCAGGACGTATTTCGTAGATATTCCGCTATTTTTTGAGGGTAAGAGGTATGAGTTTTTTGACAAAGTAGCGGTCGTTTATGCACCTAAAGATACGCTGATCGCACGCGTGATGAAGCGAAACGGGCTGGATCGCGCCGCCGCAAAGCACCGCGTGGAGTTGCAAATAGATATCGAGCAAAAGCGTGCCGTGGCGGATTTTGTTATAGATAATAGCGGAGATTTGGAAAATTTAAGAGACGAAACCAGGTCTTTTTTGGAAAAATTAGCTTAA
- the purM gene encoding phosphoribosylformylglycinamidine cyclo-ligase — MISYKDAGVDIDAGNNFVNAIKPFVKATQTPHVLGGIGSFSGAVRLPAGYKKPAILGATDGVGTKLRLAIDARKFDGVGQDLVAMCVNDLICNFAEPLFFLDYYATAKLEIADAKEVVKSIAEGCKLARCALIGGETAEMPSMYEKGDFDLAGFAVGIAEEDEIDRSKFVREGDVLIALPSSGLHSNGFSLARKVIAELGLKFDDKVDGRALIDVLLQPTRIYVGDFLNLKDKIHALAHITGGGIVENLPRVFPEGLGAKIEHAAIRTPEIFKIIAQKVEPAEMMRTFNMGVGMIIVAPKENADFVLANTDGYVIGEIVKGGGAQLV, encoded by the coding sequence TTGATAAGCTACAAAGACGCTGGCGTCGATATAGACGCAGGAAATAACTTCGTAAACGCGATAAAACCGTTCGTCAAAGCGACGCAAACTCCGCACGTTTTAGGCGGCATCGGCTCGTTTAGCGGCGCGGTGAGGCTGCCTGCAGGCTACAAAAAGCCCGCGATCCTAGGCGCCACCGATGGCGTGGGCACAAAGCTGCGACTCGCGATCGACGCGCGCAAATTTGACGGCGTAGGCCAGGATCTCGTCGCGATGTGCGTAAACGACCTCATCTGCAACTTTGCTGAGCCGCTATTTTTCCTCGACTACTATGCGACGGCGAAACTCGAGATCGCGGATGCCAAAGAGGTCGTAAAAAGCATCGCTGAGGGCTGCAAACTCGCCCGCTGCGCGCTGATCGGCGGCGAAACGGCGGAGATGCCCTCGATGTATGAGAAAGGCGACTTCGACCTTGCAGGCTTTGCCGTGGGTATCGCCGAAGAGGACGAGATCGACCGCTCAAAATTCGTCCGTGAGGGCGACGTGCTCATCGCGCTTCCTAGCAGCGGCCTACACTCAAATGGTTTCTCGCTCGCGCGAAAAGTGATCGCCGAGCTGGGGTTAAAATTTGACGACAAAGTGGACGGTCGCGCGCTCATCGACGTGCTTTTGCAGCCGACTAGGATTTACGTCGGCGACTTTTTAAATTTAAAAGACAAGATCCACGCGCTCGCGCACATCACGGGCGGCGGTATCGTGGAAAATTTGCCGCGCGTATTTCCGGAGGGACTAGGTGCGAAGATCGAGCATGCCGCGATCCGCACGCCCGAAATCTTTAAAATCATCGCGCAAAAGGTAGAGCCCGCCGAGATGATGAGGACGTTTAACATGGGCGTGGGTATGATCATCGTAGCTCCGAAAGAAAACGCTGATTTTGTGCTGGCAAATACCGACGGCTACGTCATCGGCGAGATCGTAAAAGGCGGGGGTGCACAGCTAGTTTAA
- a CDS encoding M20 family metallo-hydrolase: MIINLDRLKVLFSEINAINDEGFGAGMSRLAYTREDKAARELFIARCKEAGLKVRIDAIGNIFARREGAEPELPAVAFGSHLDTVINGGEFDGILGILGGLELIRALNDEGVQTRRSLELIVFECEESSRFNIATLGSKVMCGKLGFEKLKEVRDFQGRAISEIFAEFGIDLASIEKAKNLTPNYESFFELHIEQGPLLDNENIQIGVVSAIAAPHRFSVHVQGQAQHSGTTAMKYRHDALCAAAQIVLAVEHVARENAVNGVVATAGNCTVKPGVMNVVPGEATLLIDLRGIDLATREAAYEQILAEISRIEAQRGVKCEIKQLAFDEPCALDGRLIKLTAKKAEELGLSFEIMPSGAGHDAMHMSALCPTAMIFIPSKDGISHNPAEFSSWSDIANGVNLLKSVVLEAAERV; the protein is encoded by the coding sequence ATGATCATAAATTTAGATAGACTTAAGGTGCTTTTTAGTGAGATAAACGCGATCAACGACGAGGGATTCGGCGCGGGAATGAGCCGCCTAGCATATACGCGCGAGGATAAGGCCGCCAGAGAGCTATTTATCGCGCGCTGTAAAGAGGCGGGGCTAAAAGTGCGCATAGACGCCATCGGAAATATCTTTGCTAGGCGCGAGGGTGCAGAGCCCGAACTACCAGCAGTAGCATTTGGATCGCATCTAGACACCGTGATAAACGGCGGCGAATTTGACGGGATTCTCGGCATCCTGGGCGGGCTAGAGCTGATTAGAGCACTAAACGACGAGGGCGTGCAGACGCGAAGGTCGCTCGAGCTGATCGTCTTTGAGTGCGAGGAATCAAGCAGATTTAACATCGCGACGCTTGGCAGCAAGGTAATGTGCGGCAAGCTTGGTTTTGAAAAACTTAAAGAGGTGCGCGACTTTCAGGGGCGAGCTATCAGCGAGATTTTTGCGGAGTTTGGCATCGATCTAGCTAGCATCGAAAAGGCTAAAAATTTGACGCCGAATTACGAGAGTTTTTTCGAGCTGCACATCGAGCAGGGACCGCTACTGGATAACGAAAATATCCAAATCGGCGTAGTAAGCGCCATCGCCGCGCCGCACAGATTTAGCGTGCACGTGCAGGGCCAGGCTCAGCACTCCGGCACGACCGCGATGAAGTACCGTCACGACGCGCTTTGCGCGGCGGCACAGATAGTGCTGGCTGTCGAGCATGTTGCGCGCGAAAATGCGGTAAACGGCGTAGTAGCGACCGCAGGCAACTGCACGGTAAAACCGGGCGTCATGAACGTCGTGCCGGGCGAGGCGACGCTGCTAATCGACCTGCGCGGCATCGACCTAGCCACGCGCGAGGCGGCATACGAGCAGATCCTGGCCGAAATCTCGCGCATCGAGGCTCAACGCGGCGTCAAATGCGAGATCAAGCAGCTAGCCTTCGACGAGCCGTGCGCGCTAGATGGCCGCCTCATCAAGCTAACCGCCAAAAAAGCCGAAGAGCTCGGGCTTAGCTTTGAAATCATGCCAAGCGGCGCTGGGCACGACGCGATGCACATGAGCGCACTTTGTCCGACTGCGATGATTTTCATCCCATCTAAAGACGGTATCAGCCACAATCCGGCAGAATTTTCCAGCTGGAGCGATATCGCTAACGGGGTAAATTTGCTAAAAAGCGTGGTTTTAGAAGCGGCGGAAAGGGTTTAA
- a CDS encoding alanine/glycine:cation symporter family protein — protein MLTDLVSSINSFLWGPYFLIALLCGTGLYFTIRLRFVQIFKFKMGLNRLFGNFSLHGEAAGKSGMSSFQAVATAVAAQVGTGNLVGATTALIMGGPGAIFWMWCAAFLGMATNFAEICLAQIYRTKDDSGHMIGGPAFYISRGLKSRYAKVLAAFFALAIILALGFMGNMVQANSISDGFKGAFGIPQWASGLFLAAICAMIFIGGVKAIARVAEKIVPIMAILYVAVGLVIICFNLDKIPGVIALIFEAAFNPSAAWGGATGATIATAMRYGIARGLFSNEAGMGSTPHAHAAANVKHPVDQAVLGIMSVFVDTFIVLNITVFVVLSADVIHFENGKAVLTGISLVQEAFSTHVLGHAGGYGFVAICLFFFAFTTILGWYYFAEINVRYLFGAKFVRILQILVVGFVFAGSLLKINFVWELADMFNGLMVLPNLIAIIVLSPVVVKLLKDHDEGKEYDPNEYIRKA, from the coding sequence ATGCTCACCGACCTCGTAAGCTCTATAAATTCATTCCTTTGGGGGCCGTATTTCCTCATCGCGCTACTTTGCGGCACGGGGCTTTACTTTACGATTAGGCTTCGTTTCGTGCAGATTTTTAAGTTTAAAATGGGGCTTAATAGGCTTTTCGGTAACTTCTCATTGCACGGCGAAGCGGCGGGAAAATCGGGCATGAGTTCGTTTCAGGCGGTCGCCACGGCCGTCGCGGCGCAGGTGGGCACCGGTAACCTCGTGGGTGCCACAACCGCACTCATCATGGGCGGGCCGGGCGCGATATTTTGGATGTGGTGCGCTGCGTTTTTGGGCATGGCGACGAATTTTGCAGAGATCTGCCTCGCGCAAATTTACCGCACCAAAGACGACAGCGGCCATATGATCGGCGGGCCGGCGTTTTATATCAGTCGCGGGCTAAAGAGCCGCTATGCCAAGGTTTTGGCGGCATTTTTTGCGCTGGCTATTATTTTGGCGCTCGGATTTATGGGAAACATGGTGCAGGCCAACTCGATCTCGGACGGATTTAAGGGCGCGTTTGGCATACCGCAGTGGGCGAGCGGGCTGTTTTTGGCGGCGATTTGCGCTATGATCTTTATCGGCGGCGTCAAAGCCATCGCCAGAGTCGCTGAAAAGATTGTACCTATTATGGCGATCCTCTATGTGGCGGTCGGACTTGTGATCATTTGCTTTAATCTTGATAAAATTCCCGGCGTCATAGCTCTTATATTTGAAGCCGCGTTTAATCCGTCCGCAGCTTGGGGTGGCGCGACCGGAGCCACGATAGCTACGGCGATGAGATACGGTATCGCGCGCGGTCTGTTTTCAAACGAAGCGGGCATGGGCTCGACCCCTCACGCGCACGCTGCGGCCAACGTCAAACACCCCGTCGATCAAGCGGTGCTAGGCATCATGAGCGTGTTCGTCGATACATTTATCGTGCTAAACATCACTGTTTTTGTCGTGCTTAGCGCCGACGTGATACATTTTGAAAACGGCAAAGCCGTGCTAACGGGCATCTCGCTCGTGCAAGAGGCCTTCTCGACGCATGTTTTGGGACATGCGGGCGGCTATGGATTCGTGGCGATTTGCTTGTTTTTCTTTGCGTTTACGACGATTTTGGGCTGGTACTACTTCGCCGAGATCAATGTACGCTATCTTTTTGGAGCCAAATTCGTGCGAATTTTACAGATATTAGTCGTTGGATTCGTCTTTGCGGGCAGCTTGCTTAAGATAAATTTCGTCTGGGAGCTGGCCGATATGTTTAACGGTCTCATGGTGCTTCCAAACCTGATCGCCATCATCGTGCTTAGTCCAGTCGTGGTTAAGCTCCTAAAAGACCACGACGAAGGTAAAGAATACGATCCAAACGAGTATATAAGGAAGGCTTGA
- a CDS encoding replication-associated recombination protein A has protein sequence MQNFALKFRPTSLDEICGQRELVGVFKKFIENKKIPHSIFYGPAGCGKTSFARVVARSMEYDFYEFDGGNLKIEEFRKILKNHENALSKPLFFIDEIHRLSKTQQEALLIPMENYRAAIIGASTENPYFTLSSGVRSRSMLFEFKPLASEDFEKLLERVRGEVKFDISDDAKAYLVKSSGGDARGLLNLLEFAVSLGEEITLENLKTLRANAVSEGVSDDDVHYGLASAFIKSLRGSDENAVMYYLARLIDAGESADFIARRMAIFASEDIGNANPNALNLAANALAAVSKIGFPEARIILAQCAMYLAHSPKSNSSYKAINAALAYVKTEPPLAIPPYLINTAPEAKDYLYPHSFGGWVEQKYLEKPLKFYESNGIGFEKTLDEWLVKIKSKG, from the coding sequence TTGCAAAATTTCGCCTTGAAATTTCGTCCGACGAGCTTAGACGAGATCTGCGGACAGCGCGAGCTGGTGGGCGTTTTTAAAAAATTTATCGAAAATAAAAAAATCCCACACAGCATATTTTACGGGCCGGCAGGCTGTGGCAAGACTAGCTTTGCTCGCGTCGTAGCGCGGTCGATGGAGTATGATTTTTACGAATTTGACGGCGGAAATTTAAAGATCGAGGAATTTCGCAAAATCCTAAAAAACCACGAAAACGCGCTTTCTAAGCCGCTATTTTTCATCGACGAGATCCACCGCCTCAGCAAAACGCAGCAAGAAGCCCTGCTGATACCGATGGAAAACTACCGCGCCGCTATCATCGGAGCTAGCACGGAAAATCCATATTTCACGCTAAGCTCAGGCGTCCGCAGCCGCTCGATGCTCTTTGAGTTTAAGCCGCTTGCGAGCGAGGATTTTGAAAAGCTACTTGAGCGCGTGAGGGGCGAGGTCAAATTTGATATCTCAGACGATGCCAAAGCCTATCTCGTAAAAAGCAGCGGAGGAGATGCGCGCGGGCTGCTAAATTTGCTCGAGTTTGCCGTGAGTCTGGGCGAGGAAATAACGTTAGAGAATTTAAAAACGCTGCGAGCTAACGCCGTTAGCGAAGGCGTTAGCGATGACGATGTGCATTACGGACTGGCAAGCGCATTTATAAAAAGCCTGCGCGGTAGCGACGAAAACGCCGTCATGTACTATCTAGCACGGCTTATCGACGCCGGCGAGAGCGCTGATTTTATCGCGCGAAGGATGGCGATATTTGCTAGCGAAGACATCGGTAACGCCAACCCTAACGCGTTAAATTTAGCTGCTAACGCGCTTGCCGCCGTTAGCAAGATCGGCTTTCCAGAAGCGCGTATAATCCTGGCTCAATGCGCGATGTATCTGGCTCACTCGCCAAAGTCAAACTCTAGCTACAAGGCCATAAATGCGGCGTTAGCCTACGTAAAAACTGAGCCGCCGCTAGCCATCCCGCCATATCTCATCAACACCGCGCCCGAGGCCAAGGACTATCTGTATCCGCATAGCTTCGGCGGCTGGGTAGAGCAAAAATACCTCGAAAAGCCACTTAAATTTTACGAGAGCAACGGTATCGGCTTTGAAAAAACGCTGGACGAGTGGCTGGTTAAAATAAAATCTAAGGGCTAA